A part of Solicola gregarius genomic DNA contains:
- a CDS encoding TrmH family RNA methyltransferase, whose product MCAHQGRPGLDVTHEPGVGPWPGEWPADPAYDPELLRDGDRRNVVDRYRYWRMDAIVADLDAQRHPFHVAIENWQHDFNIGSIVRTANAFLASEVHVVGRRRWNRRGAMVTDRYQHVRHHDSVAAFATWADEQALGVVGIDNVEGSRPIEGAELARDCILVFGQEGPGLSEDMLAACRTTLAITQYGSTRSINVGAAAAIAMHTWILQHARR is encoded by the coding sequence CTGTGCGCTCACCAAGGACGACCTGGGCTTGACGTGACGCACGAGCCTGGGGTCGGGCCGTGGCCCGGTGAGTGGCCCGCCGACCCGGCGTACGACCCCGAGCTGTTGCGTGACGGTGACCGGCGCAACGTGGTCGATCGCTATCGCTACTGGCGGATGGACGCGATCGTCGCCGACCTCGACGCGCAGCGGCATCCGTTCCACGTGGCGATCGAGAACTGGCAGCACGACTTCAACATCGGCTCGATCGTGCGTACGGCCAACGCGTTCCTCGCATCCGAGGTGCACGTTGTCGGCCGCCGACGCTGGAACCGCCGCGGGGCGATGGTCACCGACCGGTACCAGCACGTACGTCACCACGACTCCGTCGCGGCCTTCGCGACCTGGGCGGATGAGCAGGCTCTCGGCGTCGTCGGAATCGACAACGTGGAGGGCTCGCGACCGATCGAGGGGGCCGAGCTCGCGCGCGACTGCATCCTCGTGTTCGGTCAGGAGGGACCCGGGCTGTCCGAGGACATGCTGGCCGCGTGTCGTACGACCCTCGCGATCACGCAGTACGGCTCGACCCGGTCGATCAACGTCGGCGCGGCGGCGGCGATCGCCATGCATACCTGGATTCTCCAGCACGCTCGGCGCTGA
- a CDS encoding DUF3151 domain-containing protein: MTNLLGEPPETRLPDDPASAQIDAGAGARDVARQHPSSSLVWAVLAELALNEGKDVEAYAFARTGYHRGLDALRRNGWKGHGPIPWSHEPNRGFLRALYALALASAEVGDGEEAARCSSFLQESSAEAYDALAAG, from the coding sequence ATGACGAACCTGCTGGGCGAACCCCCCGAGACGCGGCTACCCGACGACCCGGCCTCAGCGCAGATCGATGCGGGTGCTGGCGCGCGCGATGTCGCGCGTCAACACCCGTCGTCGAGCCTGGTGTGGGCCGTGCTCGCGGAGCTGGCGCTCAATGAGGGCAAGGACGTCGAGGCGTACGCGTTCGCGCGCACTGGCTACCACCGCGGGCTCGACGCGCTCCGCCGCAATGGCTGGAAGGGTCACGGGCCGATCCCGTGGTCGCACGAGCCCAATCGCGGCTTCCTTCGTGCGCTGTATGCGCTCGCGCTCGCGTCGGCCGAGGTCGGCGACGGCGAGGAGGCCGCGCGGTGCTCGAGCTTCCTGCAGGAGTCGAGTGCCGAGGCGTACGACGCGTTGGCGGCCGGCTAG
- a CDS encoding MFS transporter: MLDSLANYRRTLLVACGGSFLAFLDVTITNLALPDIGRDFDGVAIADLSWVVTLYTVVFAALLAPAGRIADAIGRRRLLAAGMLVFTVASLAAAAAPTYELLLAARAIQGLGAALLLPASLAYVLSDSPPERRPAAIGLWSASAAVAAALGPVVGGILVDVGGWRWLFCINVPIGAWLVYETLRLPRVAGSGAGWPDWAGTTLLGGGVLAVVLGTTQGEAWGWSDPRTLSAVGVGVIACVAAVLRSKAHPRPAVATHLWRSRTYVAANVVSLAFGASLFAWLLVGVLFVTTVWGYTELEAGLAMSPGGVVAAFVGIGVSRAGRRVSPRLLVTAGSVALTLVGVAAGVWLPEEPAFLAYWLPVGLVSGAAVGAVSVGVSSAAALAVAPGDFASATGLNVAIRQIGGAIGVAVLAAVLSSGASPLDLDAYRTVYWLCAAATVVSALAGTLLRLSTMPPATSSGDEAAVARG, encoded by the coding sequence ATGCTCGACTCGTTGGCCAACTACCGCCGCACGTTGCTGGTCGCCTGCGGGGGCTCGTTCCTCGCCTTCCTCGACGTCACCATCACGAACCTCGCGCTGCCCGACATCGGCCGCGACTTCGACGGCGTCGCGATCGCCGACCTCTCGTGGGTCGTGACGCTGTACACCGTGGTGTTCGCCGCGCTGCTCGCACCGGCCGGCCGGATCGCCGACGCGATCGGGCGTCGTCGCCTGCTGGCCGCCGGGATGCTGGTCTTCACGGTCGCGTCGCTCGCCGCCGCCGCGGCTCCGACGTACGAGCTGCTCCTGGCGGCGCGCGCGATCCAGGGACTCGGCGCCGCCCTCCTGCTGCCGGCGTCGCTTGCGTACGTCCTGTCCGACTCCCCACCCGAGCGGCGGCCCGCGGCGATCGGGTTGTGGAGTGCCTCGGCCGCCGTTGCGGCGGCGCTCGGACCCGTCGTCGGCGGCATCCTCGTCGATGTGGGTGGATGGCGCTGGCTGTTCTGCATCAACGTGCCGATCGGCGCCTGGCTCGTGTACGAGACGCTGCGACTCCCTCGCGTCGCCGGCTCCGGTGCGGGTTGGCCGGACTGGGCAGGTACGACGCTCCTCGGCGGCGGCGTGCTCGCGGTCGTACTCGGTACTACGCAGGGCGAGGCCTGGGGGTGGAGCGATCCCCGCACGCTCTCGGCGGTGGGGGTCGGCGTGATCGCCTGCGTGGCGGCCGTCCTGCGCTCGAAGGCGCATCCGCGACCGGCCGTCGCGACGCACTTGTGGCGTTCGCGTACGTACGTCGCGGCCAATGTCGTGTCGCTGGCGTTCGGCGCTTCGTTGTTCGCCTGGTTGCTCGTGGGCGTTCTGTTCGTCACGACGGTGTGGGGCTACACCGAGTTGGAGGCCGGCCTGGCGATGTCGCCAGGGGGCGTGGTCGCCGCGTTCGTCGGCATCGGCGTGAGCCGGGCCGGGCGGCGGGTGTCGCCTCGGCTGCTTGTCACCGCGGGCAGCGTCGCGCTCACCCTGGTCGGCGTCGCCGCCGGTGTCTGGTTGCCCGAGGAGCCGGCGTTCCTTGCGTACTGGCTTCCGGTCGGTTTGGTCAGCGGTGCCGCCGTCGGCGCCGTCAGCGTCGGCGTATCGAGTGCCGCCGCCCTTGCGGTCGCACCGGGCGACTTCGCCTCGGCCACCGGGCTCAATGTCGCGATCCGGCAGATCGGCGGAGCGATTGGAGTGGCGGTACTGGCCGCCGTGCTGAGCTCGGGTGCGTCCCCACTCGACCTCGATGCGTACCGAACCGTGTACTGGCTCTGCGCTGCGGCGACGGTGGTCTCGGCGCTCGCCGGCACGCTGCTCAGGCTCTCGACCATGCCGCCCGCGACCTCGTCGGGTGACGAAGCGGCGGTCGCTCGCGGCTGA
- a CDS encoding lysyl oxidase family protein: MMTLSKMRRVLVAGSGVVAMTAAFLAIDNPSTASTQQQTDEPPLTLRAGADSVTAWKYGKWAEIDLGTYAVAGSEPFEIRTTRASYNDPVRGVLLREDGDLRLPKRTVKGFHGLRDFYQLTLKNKAGKTVLSQTKRFCPNGDSVRIDPDAPPVSPYAWSCGGRMPFTLGNVWGLQAGHGVPVPPAYSTRAKLPVGKYTAKVSIKPAYRELLGIPARDAVATVKVRVRKAKCDDDEMGCRDRKSADRTTIAAPGERPTGHARVPEVGPKPDLRSVPAWGIRVRKGKFLAFSATVWNAGDSPLVVDGFRRKNKDLMDAYQYFFDADGNQTGYDKVGTMEWDPREDHHHWHFTDFARYRLVDKDKSGVVRSKKEAFCLANTDAVDYTVDGANWQPENTDLHTACGEKGSLGLREVLDSGNGDTYEQFRPGQSFILKGIPNGTYYIEVRANPVKNLTEHDTTNNVAYRKVILKGKPGARTVMVPPVGLVDHS, encoded by the coding sequence ATGATGACATTGAGCAAGATGCGACGTGTGCTCGTCGCAGGTTCGGGGGTGGTCGCCATGACCGCCGCATTCCTGGCTATCGACAATCCGTCGACGGCCTCGACGCAGCAGCAGACCGACGAGCCGCCGCTGACACTGCGAGCGGGCGCCGACTCGGTGACGGCATGGAAGTACGGCAAGTGGGCCGAGATCGACCTCGGCACGTACGCCGTAGCAGGTTCCGAACCGTTCGAGATCCGCACCACTCGAGCGTCGTACAACGACCCCGTGCGGGGTGTCCTGCTTCGAGAAGACGGCGACCTCCGACTGCCGAAGCGGACCGTGAAGGGATTCCACGGGCTACGCGACTTCTACCAGCTGACACTCAAGAACAAGGCAGGTAAGACCGTCCTGTCGCAGACCAAGAGGTTCTGCCCGAACGGCGACTCGGTCCGCATCGATCCCGACGCCCCGCCCGTATCGCCGTACGCGTGGTCGTGCGGCGGCCGAATGCCGTTCACCCTCGGCAACGTGTGGGGGCTGCAGGCCGGCCACGGCGTGCCGGTACCCCCGGCATACTCCACCCGCGCCAAGCTGCCGGTCGGCAAGTACACCGCGAAGGTCTCGATCAAGCCTGCCTACCGCGAGCTTCTCGGCATCCCCGCTCGAGACGCCGTCGCCACGGTGAAGGTCCGCGTACGCAAGGCAAAGTGCGACGACGATGAGATGGGCTGCCGCGACCGGAAGAGCGCGGACCGGACAACGATCGCAGCTCCGGGCGAGCGACCCACCGGCCACGCCCGCGTACCCGAGGTCGGCCCGAAGCCCGATCTTCGTTCCGTACCCGCGTGGGGCATCCGCGTCCGCAAGGGCAAGTTCCTGGCGTTCTCCGCGACCGTATGGAATGCCGGAGACTCCCCGCTCGTCGTCGACGGATTCCGGCGTAAGAACAAGGACCTGATGGACGCCTACCAGTACTTCTTCGACGCCGACGGCAACCAGACCGGCTACGACAAGGTCGGGACGATGGAATGGGATCCGCGCGAGGACCACCACCACTGGCACTTCACCGACTTCGCCAGGTACCGACTGGTGGACAAGGACAAGTCGGGCGTCGTCCGTAGCAAGAAGGAGGCGTTCTGCCTCGCCAACACCGACGCGGTCGACTACACCGTCGACGGTGCGAACTGGCAGCCGGAGAACACCGACCTGCACACGGCATGCGGCGAGAAGGGCTCCCTCGGGCTGCGCGAGGTGCTCGACTCGGGCAACGGCGACACCTACGAGCAGTTCCGGCCGGGCCAGTCGTTCATCCTGAAGGGGATACCGAACGGCACGTACTACATCGAGGTACGCGCCAACCCGGTGAAGAACCTGACCGAGCACGACACGACCAACAACGTCGCGTACCGCAAGGTGATCCTCAAGGGCAAGCCCGGCGCGCGTACGGTCATGGTGCCACCGGTCGGGTTGGTCGACCACAGCTGA
- a CDS encoding RNA polymerase sigma factor, whose translation MAIALDGSEMGRVRANVGMPQDARTLYDTQYVPLVAQLHAMCGDRAEAEDAVQEAFVRALLKPDAFAALDNPVGWLRTVAVNQIRGRWRRRKRHRAVEHLLVDDAKPAPGLSPHYVAIVAALQQIPFAQREAIVMHHIADMSVGQIADALGVPAGTVKARLSRGRAALANLLQDEEDHHA comes from the coding sequence ATGGCGATCGCACTGGATGGGAGCGAGATGGGGCGCGTACGCGCGAACGTCGGCATGCCGCAGGATGCTCGCACGCTGTACGACACGCAGTACGTACCGCTCGTCGCTCAGCTGCACGCGATGTGCGGCGACCGGGCGGAGGCGGAGGACGCCGTACAGGAGGCATTCGTACGCGCGCTGCTGAAGCCCGACGCGTTCGCGGCGCTCGACAACCCGGTCGGTTGGCTGCGTACCGTCGCGGTCAACCAGATCCGCGGTCGCTGGCGACGACGCAAGAGGCACCGCGCCGTCGAGCATCTGCTCGTCGACGACGCAAAACCGGCACCGGGTCTGTCGCCGCACTATGTCGCGATCGTCGCTGCGTTGCAGCAGATCCCGTTCGCGCAACGGGAGGCGATCGTGATGCACCACATCGCGGACATGTCGGTCGGCCAGATCGCCGATGCACTCGGCGTTCCCGCCGGGACGGTCAAGGCCCGGCTCAGTAGGGGCCGTGCCGCGCTGGCGAACCTGTTGCAGGACGAGGAGGACCACCATGCGTGA
- a CDS encoding FAD-dependent oxidoreductase, whose protein sequence is MGTRRRVVVVGGDAAGMAAAATAKRRAGDDLEIIAFERGSWTSYSACGIPYWVGGEVPSPDDLVARTPEEHRRRGIDVRMGVEVTHVDADDATVRVRDSDGVESSHGYDELILATGAEPYLPDLPGIDSAGIHTAHTLDDGQRVLDDLLESSPRHAVVVGGGYVGLEMAESFVHQGVETTLVTRSGTPMSSLDPDVGGRVHEALERDGVRVRVSSPARGFASTGGRVSAVETDDAAIPADIVVLGIGVRARSGLATAAGLEVGAGDAIVVDSRQRADPERHIWAAGDCAATHDRMSGRLVHVPLGTHANKQGVVLGRNLTGDDVEFPGVLATAITKACSTEIARTGLGEQGAADAGFDAEAVTIETTTRSGYYPGAEPMSVKLIGDRTTRRVLGAQIIGGTGAAMRIDTVAMALWSESTVDDLMFADLAYAPPFSSVWDPVQVAARALASRLVS, encoded by the coding sequence ATGGGTACGCGTAGGCGGGTCGTTGTGGTCGGGGGTGACGCCGCGGGCATGGCCGCCGCGGCGACGGCGAAGCGCCGGGCCGGCGACGACCTGGAGATCATCGCGTTCGAACGTGGCAGCTGGACGTCGTACTCGGCATGCGGAATCCCTTACTGGGTCGGCGGCGAGGTCCCGTCGCCCGACGATCTGGTCGCTCGTACGCCCGAGGAGCATCGACGCCGCGGTATCGACGTACGGATGGGTGTCGAGGTGACGCACGTCGACGCCGACGACGCGACCGTGCGCGTACGCGACTCCGACGGCGTCGAGAGCAGCCACGGGTACGACGAGCTGATTCTCGCGACGGGTGCCGAACCGTACCTGCCCGACCTCCCGGGCATCGACTCCGCAGGGATCCACACCGCGCACACGCTCGACGACGGGCAACGGGTGCTCGACGATCTGTTGGAGTCGTCGCCGCGTCATGCCGTCGTGGTCGGCGGCGGCTACGTCGGTCTCGAGATGGCCGAGTCGTTCGTACATCAGGGCGTCGAGACAACGCTGGTCACGAGGTCGGGCACTCCGATGAGCTCCCTCGACCCCGATGTCGGCGGGCGCGTGCACGAGGCGCTGGAGCGCGATGGTGTCCGAGTCCGCGTTTCGAGCCCTGCGCGCGGCTTCGCGAGCACCGGCGGTCGGGTGAGTGCCGTGGAGACCGACGATGCTGCGATTCCTGCGGACATCGTCGTGCTGGGCATCGGGGTACGCGCGCGGTCCGGGCTCGCGACCGCCGCCGGGCTGGAGGTCGGCGCGGGCGACGCGATCGTCGTCGACTCCCGGCAGCGGGCAGATCCCGAGCGACACATCTGGGCCGCCGGCGACTGTGCCGCGACGCACGACCGGATGTCCGGCCGTCTGGTGCATGTCCCCCTCGGTACGCACGCGAACAAGCAGGGTGTCGTGCTCGGACGCAACCTCACCGGAGACGACGTCGAGTTTCCCGGCGTGCTCGCCACGGCCATCACCAAGGCGTGCTCGACCGAGATCGCGCGCACGGGCCTGGGTGAACAGGGCGCGGCCGACGCCGGCTTCGACGCCGAGGCGGTGACGATCGAGACCACGACGCGATCGGGCTACTACCCGGGCGCGGAACCGATGAGCGTCAAGCTGATCGGCGATCGTACGACCCGCCGCGTGCTCGGCGCGCAGATCATCGGCGGTACCGGAGCGGCGATGCGCATCGACACGGTCGCGATGGCCCTCTGGTCGGAGTCGACCGTCGACGACCTGATGTTCGCCGACCTCGCGTACGCACCGCCGTTCTCCAGTGTCTGGGACCCGGTACAGGTCGCTGCTCGCGCGCTGGCGTCGCGGCTAGTGTCCTGA
- a CDS encoding TetR/AcrR family transcriptional regulator, whose product MAGRRSVAAARDTRVAILRAAADMASIDGLDGLTVGRLASELGMSKAGVIGHFGSKTELQLATIEYAADVFRAEVWTPAEHLEPGLPRLLAICDAWMAYAGKPAFPGGCFFAAASFEYDSKTGPVHDAIAERVQRWHERLSADVATAIEAGELPTDASADRIAHSLWALAASVTPNRHLHRDTDAADHVKTSMRILLGAR is encoded by the coding sequence GTGGCGGGACGACGATCGGTCGCGGCAGCGCGCGACACCAGAGTCGCGATCCTGCGCGCGGCCGCAGACATGGCATCGATCGACGGTTTGGACGGTTTGACCGTCGGTCGCCTCGCGTCCGAGCTCGGCATGAGCAAGGCCGGCGTGATCGGACACTTCGGGTCGAAGACCGAGCTTCAGCTCGCCACGATCGAGTACGCGGCCGATGTCTTCCGCGCCGAGGTCTGGACGCCTGCCGAGCATCTCGAGCCGGGCCTCCCGCGCCTGCTTGCGATCTGCGATGCCTGGATGGCATACGCGGGCAAACCGGCCTTCCCCGGTGGCTGCTTCTTCGCCGCGGCATCGTTTGAGTACGACAGCAAGACGGGCCCGGTCCACGACGCGATCGCCGAGCGGGTGCAGCGCTGGCACGAGCGGCTCTCGGCGGACGTCGCGACGGCGATCGAGGCGGGCGAACTGCCCACCGACGCAAGCGCCGACCGCATCGCACACTCGCTGTGGGCACTCGCCGCAAGCGTCACCCCGAACCGCCACCTGCACAGAGACACCGACGCGGCTGACCACGTGAAGACGTCGATGCGAATACTTCTCGGCGCTCGATAG
- the fbaA gene encoding class II fructose-bisphosphate aldolase, whose protein sequence is MPIATPEVYAEMLDKAKRESFAYPAINVTSSQTLHAAMRGFAEAESDGIVQISTGGADYLSGSTVKNMVTGSVAFAAYAEEAAKGYGVNIALHTDHCPKDKLDGFVRPLLELSQQRVAGGGLPYFQSHMWDGSAVPLEENLQIAQELLAKAAAAKIILEVEIGVVGGEEDGIVGAIDDKLYTTPEDALATADALGTGENGRYLTALTFGNVHGVYKPGNVQLRPEILKQAQDAVGEKVGKERPFDLVFHGGSGSHPEEIAAAVDYGVVKMNVDTDTQYAFTRAVAAHMFSNYDGVLKVDGEVGNKKAYDPRAYGKAGEESMAERVMEACQNLRSAGTRLR, encoded by the coding sequence ATGCCCATCGCCACACCCGAGGTCTACGCCGAGATGCTCGACAAGGCCAAGCGCGAGTCGTTCGCGTACCCGGCCATCAACGTCACGTCGTCGCAGACCCTGCACGCGGCGATGCGCGGCTTCGCCGAGGCCGAGAGCGACGGCATCGTGCAGATCTCGACCGGCGGCGCCGACTACCTGTCCGGGTCGACGGTGAAGAACATGGTCACCGGGTCGGTCGCGTTCGCGGCGTACGCCGAGGAGGCCGCCAAGGGCTACGGCGTCAACATCGCCTTGCACACCGACCACTGCCCGAAGGACAAGCTGGACGGCTTCGTACGCCCGCTGCTCGAGCTGAGCCAGCAGCGCGTTGCCGGCGGCGGGCTGCCGTACTTCCAGTCGCACATGTGGGACGGCTCGGCGGTGCCGCTGGAGGAGAACCTCCAGATCGCGCAGGAGCTGCTGGCGAAGGCCGCGGCGGCGAAGATCATCCTCGAGGTCGAGATCGGTGTCGTCGGCGGTGAGGAGGACGGCATCGTCGGCGCGATCGACGACAAGCTGTACACGACGCCCGAAGACGCACTCGCGACGGCGGATGCCCTCGGCACCGGCGAGAACGGCCGCTACCTGACCGCGCTGACGTTCGGCAACGTGCACGGCGTCTACAAGCCGGGCAACGTCCAGCTGCGTCCCGAGATCCTCAAGCAGGCGCAGGACGCCGTCGGCGAGAAGGTGGGCAAGGAGCGCCCGTTCGACCTGGTATTCCACGGCGGGTCGGGATCGCATCCCGAAGAGATCGCGGCGGCGGTCGACTACGGCGTCGTGAAGATGAACGTCGACACCGACACCCAGTACGCGTTCACCCGCGCGGTGGCGGCGCACATGTTCAGCAACTACGACGGTGTGCTGAAGGTCGACGGGGAGGTCGGCAACAAGAAGGCGTACGACCCGCGCGCGTACGGCAAGGCCGGCGAAGAGTCGATGGCCGAGCGGGTCATGGAGGCCTGCCAGAACCTTCGCTCGGCCGGCACCCGGTTGCGCTGA
- the pyrE gene encoding orotate phosphoribosyltransferase: MTDRDELVEQIRSKAVVHGEVTLSSGAKADYYVDLRRVTLDAQAAPVIGRMMLELTADLDFDAVGGLTLGADPIAVSMLHQASAAGRTLDAFVVRKAEKQHGLQRRIEGPDVRGRRVLAVEDTSTTGGSVMTAVEALEQAGAIVVGVAVIVDRATGARERIAEAGYDYRCALTKDDLGLT; this comes from the coding sequence ATGACCGATCGCGATGAGCTCGTCGAGCAGATCCGCAGCAAGGCCGTCGTGCACGGCGAGGTGACGCTGTCGTCGGGCGCAAAGGCCGACTATTACGTCGATCTGCGGCGGGTGACGCTCGATGCGCAGGCGGCGCCGGTGATCGGTCGAATGATGCTGGAGCTGACCGCCGACCTCGACTTCGATGCGGTCGGCGGCCTGACGTTGGGCGCCGACCCGATTGCCGTCTCGATGCTCCACCAGGCGTCGGCCGCCGGCCGTACGCTCGACGCGTTCGTCGTACGCAAGGCCGAGAAGCAGCATGGCCTGCAGCGCCGTATCGAAGGTCCGGACGTCCGTGGACGCCGGGTGCTGGCGGTCGAGGACACGTCCACCACCGGCGGCTCGGTGATGACGGCGGTCGAGGCGCTCGAGCAGGCGGGCGCGATCGTCGTCGGCGTCGCGGTCATCGTCGACCGCGCGACCGGGGCGCGGGAGCGGATCGCGGAGGCGGGGTACGACTACCGCTGTGCGCTCACCAAGGACGACCTGGGCTTGACGTGA
- a CDS encoding pyridoxal phosphate-dependent aminotransferase, protein MKERSQRTQGMGTTIFARMSQLAVETESVNLGQGFPDTDGPAYIIDAAIDAMHGGRNQYAPGPGAPDLRHAIARHQRRFYDIDLDPDTEIAVSAGATEAIAAAVLGLIDPGDEVLVLEPYYDSYVAVMRMADAVRKPITLRPPDFRLDVDRLRASVTPRTTAMLINSPHNPTGMVLNAEERAAIAEVAVEHDLVVITDEVYEHLTYDGSTHVPLATLPGMAERTLTISSGGKTFSLTGWKIGWATGPAALVQAMLSAKQFMTYTSGAPLQPAIAVALDSPDSYYTELSRRMQDQRDRLCDGLASAGLHTYVPAGGYFVTTDITSVGFDDGIEFCLGLPERAGVVAVPYQVFYDDPGDARTLVRWAFSKRPAVLDEGIARLRKAFG, encoded by the coding sequence ATGAAGGAACGCAGCCAGCGCACCCAGGGCATGGGCACGACCATCTTCGCCCGGATGTCCCAGCTCGCCGTCGAGACCGAGTCGGTCAACCTCGGGCAAGGCTTCCCCGACACCGACGGGCCGGCCTACATCATCGACGCCGCGATCGACGCAATGCACGGCGGCCGCAACCAGTACGCGCCGGGGCCGGGCGCACCCGACCTCCGGCACGCCATCGCGCGACACCAGCGGCGCTTCTACGACATCGACCTCGACCCGGACACCGAGATCGCCGTGAGTGCCGGCGCGACCGAGGCGATCGCCGCGGCCGTGCTCGGGCTGATCGACCCGGGCGACGAGGTGCTCGTGCTCGAGCCGTACTACGACTCGTACGTCGCGGTCATGCGGATGGCCGACGCAGTACGCAAGCCGATCACGCTGCGGCCGCCGGACTTCCGCCTCGATGTCGACCGCCTCCGAGCATCGGTCACGCCGCGCACCACCGCGATGCTGATCAACTCTCCACACAACCCGACCGGCATGGTGCTCAACGCCGAAGAACGCGCGGCCATCGCGGAGGTCGCCGTCGAGCACGACCTCGTCGTGATCACCGACGAGGTGTACGAGCACCTCACGTACGACGGCAGCACCCACGTACCGCTGGCAACCCTGCCGGGGATGGCGGAGCGCACGCTCACCATCTCCAGCGGCGGCAAGACGTTCTCGCTCACCGGCTGGAAGATCGGCTGGGCGACCGGGCCCGCGGCGCTCGTGCAGGCGATGCTCTCGGCGAAGCAGTTCATGACGTACACCTCGGGCGCGCCGCTGCAGCCCGCGATCGCCGTCGCGCTCGACAGCCCGGACTCGTACTACACCGAGCTCTCCCGCCGCATGCAAGACCAGCGCGACCGGCTGTGCGACGGCCTGGCGAGCGCCGGGCTGCACACGTACGTGCCCGCAGGCGGCTACTTCGTCACGACCGACATCACCTCGGTCGGCTTCGACGACGGCATCGAGTTCTGCCTCGGGCTGCCGGAGCGCGCGGGAGTCGTCGCCGTTCCCTACCAGGTCTTCTACGACGACCCCGGTGACGCTCGTACGCTCGTCCGCTGGGCGTTCAGCAAACGCCCCGCCGTTCTCGACGAAGGCATCGCGCGGCTGCGCAAAGCGTTCGGTTAA
- a CDS encoding AAA family ATPase, which yields MGRSLNVIVWLNGAFGVGKTRTARELMMQVPHSRIIDPEHLGWALQHTIGWMQRGDFQHLRSWRLGTVALVRTAARGGSTVIVPMSVLRPDYLDEMLDRLRDGGHEVRHVTLDASAAVLHARIAEDEEEPAAAEWRRGHIDNYGDVRSELVARGSTVDTSLRPPDAVATEIAESLRLESADGA from the coding sequence GTGGGTAGATCACTCAACGTGATCGTCTGGCTGAACGGCGCTTTCGGAGTTGGCAAGACCAGGACCGCACGCGAGCTCATGATGCAGGTGCCGCATTCGCGCATCATCGACCCCGAGCATCTCGGGTGGGCACTGCAGCACACCATCGGCTGGATGCAGCGCGGCGACTTCCAGCATCTGCGCTCCTGGCGCCTCGGCACGGTGGCGCTCGTACGCACGGCAGCACGCGGCGGCTCGACCGTGATCGTGCCGATGTCGGTGCTGCGACCCGACTACCTCGACGAGATGCTCGACCGGCTACGCGACGGTGGCCACGAGGTCCGGCACGTGACCCTCGACGCGTCGGCTGCCGTACTCCATGCCCGCATCGCGGAGGACGAGGAGGAGCCGGCCGCCGCCGAGTGGCGTCGCGGTCATATCGACAACTACGGCGACGTACGCTCCGAGCTGGTCGCGCGCGGCTCGACGGTCGACACGAGCCTGCGCCCGCCGGACGCCGTCGCCACCGAGATCGCCGAGAGCCTCCGGCTGGAGTCGGCCGACGGGGCGTAG
- a CDS encoding anthrone oxygenase family protein, with amino-acid sequence MTYTATQHQQRTDTGALRTVILFVATITTGLLAGIFVDWSNTIMPGLGDVDDRTFVATFRALDEAITNPLFLSALMGAPLLIALSIALHFRADQRPVLIWVGVAMIAYLVMLAVTFGANVPVNEDLKAAGHLQSSADFAAARAQFDETTWSAWNAVRAISSTIAFGCLAWALLIHRRVR; translated from the coding sequence ATGACGTACACGGCAACCCAACACCAGCAGCGAACGGATACCGGCGCCCTGCGGACCGTGATCCTGTTCGTCGCCACCATCACGACCGGTCTGCTCGCAGGAATCTTCGTGGACTGGTCGAATACGATCATGCCCGGTCTTGGCGATGTCGACGACCGCACGTTCGTCGCGACCTTCCGGGCGCTCGATGAGGCAATCACCAACCCGCTGTTCCTCAGTGCGCTCATGGGAGCACCGTTGCTGATCGCACTCTCGATCGCGCTGCACTTCCGGGCGGATCAGCGTCCGGTGCTGATCTGGGTCGGCGTGGCCATGATTGCGTACCTGGTGATGCTCGCCGTCACGTTCGGCGCCAACGTGCCCGTCAACGAGGACCTGAAGGCGGCCGGTCACCTGCAGAGCAGCGCCGACTTCGCGGCCGCGCGTGCCCAGTTCGACGAGACGACCTGGTCCGCGTGGAACGCCGTCCGGGCGATTTCGTCGACGATCGCGTTCGGCTGCCTGGCTTGGGCGCTGCTCATCCATCGCCGAGTCCGTTGA